The proteins below are encoded in one region of Pygocentrus nattereri isolate fPygNat1 chromosome 13, fPygNat1.pri, whole genome shotgun sequence:
- the LOC108437890 gene encoding L-seryl-tRNA(Sec) kinase isoform X2, with protein sequence MPAAVCLCVLCGLPASGKSSLVQVASAQIGKQGWGTFIISYDQLIAEEAFAFSPADSLSKGQTRWKQHRQAVLTCLESFLQDPQAPSPCQTEGNVWERFSQAISPALRKSSSQPPRIAVLLDDNFYYQSMRYEVYQLARKYSTGFCQVYLHCPVEVCLSRNQDRGQPVPDEVIVEMSKRIEPPNAQKNHWEQSSLTLTSTDITDTDIQNLFQLMFSALENPLSPFQDDFEQRLADRERCASSVVHQADQACRRLVSHAMLTARESKASSEVLRVLAKDLSEQKGHFLQELRRHVLHEMPLSEGEPVDVERVVSRALAAFQQQRDDVLERHGISTGARTA encoded by the exons ATGCCGGCTgcagtctgtttgtgtgtgctgtgcGGGTTACCTGCTTCTGGTAAATCCAGCCTCGTCCAGGTAGCTTCTGCTCAGATCGGTAAACAGGGCTGGGGGACTTTTATCATATCATACGACCAGCTCATAGCAGAAGAGGCCTTCGCCTTCAGCCCGGCGGACAGCCTGTCGAAGGGG CAAACCAGATGGAAGCAGCACAGGCAGGCTGTGTTGACCTGCCTGGAGAGTTTCCTGCAGGATCCTCAGGCGCCCAGCCCCTGTCAGACCGAGGGAAATGTGTGGGAGCGCTTCAGCCAGGCAATCTCACCTGCCCTGCGCAAATCGTCATCTCAACCTCCACGAATTGCAGTGCTGCTTGATGACAATTTCTACTACCAGAGCATGAGATATGAAGTGTATCAACTCGCTAGAAAGT ATTCCACAGGTTTCTGCCAGGTGTACCTGCATTGTCCGGTGGAAGTGTGTCTCTCTAGAAACCAGGACAGAGGGCAGCCAGTGCCGGATGAGGTCATTGTAGAGATGTCCAAACGCATAGAGCCTCCAAATGCACAGAAAAACCACTGGGAGCAAAGCAGTCTGACTCTGACAAGCACTGAcatcacagacacagacat CCAGAACCTGTTCCAGTTGATGTTCTCAGCACTGGAGAACCCCCTGAGTCCATTTCAAGATGACTTCGAGCAGAGG ttaGCCGACAGAGAGCGTTGTGCCTCCAGTGTGGTGCACCAGGCAGACCAGGCTTGCCGGCGGTTGGTGTCTCATGCCATGCTGACTGCCAGAG AGAGTAAAGCGTCCTCTGAGGTTCTGAGGGTCCTGGCGAAAGATCTGAGTGAGCAGAAGGGTCATTTCCTGCAAGAGCTGAGAAGACATGTCCTCCATGAGATGCCTCTGTCTGAAGGGGAGCCAGTGGACGTGGAGCGAGTGGTCAGCAGAGCGCTCGCCGCGTTTCAACAGCAGAGAGACGACGTGCTAGAGAGACACGGCATTAGCACCGGAGCCAGAACAGCATAA
- the LOC108437890 gene encoding L-seryl-tRNA(Sec) kinase isoform X1 encodes MPAAVCLCVLCGLPASGKSSLVQVASAQIGKQGWGTFIISYDQLIAEEAFAFSPADSLSKGVRPQTRWKQHRQAVLTCLESFLQDPQAPSPCQTEGNVWERFSQAISPALRKSSSQPPRIAVLLDDNFYYQSMRYEVYQLARKYSTGFCQVYLHCPVEVCLSRNQDRGQPVPDEVIVEMSKRIEPPNAQKNHWEQSSLTLTSTDITDTDIQNLFQLMFSALENPLSPFQDDFEQRLADRERCASSVVHQADQACRRLVSHAMLTARESKASSEVLRVLAKDLSEQKGHFLQELRRHVLHEMPLSEGEPVDVERVVSRALAAFQQQRDDVLERHGISTGARTA; translated from the exons ATGCCGGCTgcagtctgtttgtgtgtgctgtgcGGGTTACCTGCTTCTGGTAAATCCAGCCTCGTCCAGGTAGCTTCTGCTCAGATCGGTAAACAGGGCTGGGGGACTTTTATCATATCATACGACCAGCTCATAGCAGAAGAGGCCTTCGCCTTCAGCCCGGCGGACAGCCTGTCGAAGGGGGTAAGACCT CAAACCAGATGGAAGCAGCACAGGCAGGCTGTGTTGACCTGCCTGGAGAGTTTCCTGCAGGATCCTCAGGCGCCCAGCCCCTGTCAGACCGAGGGAAATGTGTGGGAGCGCTTCAGCCAGGCAATCTCACCTGCCCTGCGCAAATCGTCATCTCAACCTCCACGAATTGCAGTGCTGCTTGATGACAATTTCTACTACCAGAGCATGAGATATGAAGTGTATCAACTCGCTAGAAAGT ATTCCACAGGTTTCTGCCAGGTGTACCTGCATTGTCCGGTGGAAGTGTGTCTCTCTAGAAACCAGGACAGAGGGCAGCCAGTGCCGGATGAGGTCATTGTAGAGATGTCCAAACGCATAGAGCCTCCAAATGCACAGAAAAACCACTGGGAGCAAAGCAGTCTGACTCTGACAAGCACTGAcatcacagacacagacat CCAGAACCTGTTCCAGTTGATGTTCTCAGCACTGGAGAACCCCCTGAGTCCATTTCAAGATGACTTCGAGCAGAGG ttaGCCGACAGAGAGCGTTGTGCCTCCAGTGTGGTGCACCAGGCAGACCAGGCTTGCCGGCGGTTGGTGTCTCATGCCATGCTGACTGCCAGAG AGAGTAAAGCGTCCTCTGAGGTTCTGAGGGTCCTGGCGAAAGATCTGAGTGAGCAGAAGGGTCATTTCCTGCAAGAGCTGAGAAGACATGTCCTCCATGAGATGCCTCTGTCTGAAGGGGAGCCAGTGGACGTGGAGCGAGTGGTCAGCAGAGCGCTCGCCGCGTTTCAACAGCAGAGAGACGACGTGCTAGAGAGACACGGCATTAGCACCGGAGCCAGAACAGCATAA